A single window of Liolophura sinensis isolate JHLJ2023 chromosome 6, CUHK_Ljap_v2, whole genome shotgun sequence DNA harbors:
- the LOC135467604 gene encoding uncharacterized protein LOC135467604: MLQGSTKDKHYRDPPKNNCYRDPPKNKHYRDPPKDKRYRDPTKDKYHRVPPEDKQYRDPPRDQCHRDLPKDEGLRGPPKLKSYRNPPKDKHYRDPSKDKHYRGPPKLKSYRDPPKDKHYRNPPKDKCYRDPPKDKSYRDPPKDKRYRDPTKDKYHRVPPEDKQYRDPPRDQCHRDLPKDEGHQS, encoded by the coding sequence ATGCTACAGGGATCCACCAAGGACAAACACTACAGGGATCCACCAAAGAACAACTGCTACAGGGATCCACCAAAGAACAAACACTACAGGGATCCACCAAAGGACAAACGCTACAGGGATCCAACAAAGGACAAATATCACAGGGTTCCACCAGAGGACAAACAATACAGGGATCCACCAAGGGACCAATGCCACAGGGATCTGCCAAAGGACGAAGGCCTCAGGGGTCCACCAAAGTTAAAAAGCTACAGGAATCCACCAAAGGACAAACACTACAGGGATCCATCAAAGGACAAACACTACAGGGGTCCGCCAAAGTTAAAAAGCTACAGGGATCCACCAAAGGACAAACACTACAGGAATCCACCAAAGGACAAATGCTACAGGGATCCACCAAAGGACAAATCTTATAGGGATCCACCAAAGGACAAACGCTACAGGGATCCAACAAAGGACAAATATCACAGGGTTCCACCAGAGGACAAACAATACAGGGATCCACCAAGGGACCAATGCCACAGGGATCTGCCAAAGGACGAAGGCCACCAAAGTTAA